DNA sequence from the Bradyrhizobium sp. CIAT3101 genome:
ACGCGCTTCCGCCGCACGCTGGATTGAGGCAGACTGCCCCGGAATCGAGGGGGTGAAATGGTCAGCCTGGTCAGCGGGAAAGTCCGGCAGAAAGCCGTCTTGTCGGAGGAGTTCGAGCGCGAGCTGACGCGCGAAGTGCTGCGCACCGAGCTGTTGCGGGTGAAGGCGTTGATCGCCACCGGCTGCGTCATGATGGTCATGCTCACGGCAACCTTCGTGATCGATCCTGCCATCTCGAACCGGATCTGGCGCGGGACCGAGGGCATGGTCCGCGAATATGTCCTCGTGGCGGGGTTCCTGCTGTTCGAGGTCTGGGTCCACAGCCAGATCAGGCGAAACATCAAGCTCGATCGCGACCTGCCGGTGGTCAGGCGCTATATCGGCGCCTTCATCGAGACGTCGCTGCCGACGCTCATCCTGATCCTCCAGATCCGCAGCATGGGCGCGAGCCAGGCGCTCGGCTTCGTGTTGCCTCTGGTCTATTTCATCTTCGTCATTCTTTCGACGCTGCGGCTCGATTTCTGGCTGTCCACCTTCACGGGATTTGTCGCCGCAGCCGAACTGCTGGCTGTTGCGCTGTACTACAATCCGGTGAGCGACGCCGGCGAGCCTCTGATCTACTTCCACACCGTGCGCAGTATGGTCATCCTGGTCTGCGGCGTGCTGGCGGGCTCCGTCGGCGCGCAATTGCGGCGGCAATTCGCCGCGAGCATCGCGGCGGCCACCGCGCGCGACCGGGTGACCAACCTGTTCGGCCAGCACGTCTCGCCGCAAGTGGTCGAGCGGCTGATGGCGGAGGGGACGAGCGCGGCGGGCGACCTCCGCTGCGTCGCCGTGATGTTCGTCGATTTCCGCGGCTTTACCGCCGGCGCGCAGTCGCGCACGCCGCAGGAGGTCGTCGACCGGCTCGACGGCGCCTTCGCGGTGCTGGTCGATATTCTCGACCGCCACGGCGGCATCGTGAACAAGTTTCTCGGCGACGGTTTTCTCGCGCTGTTCGGTGCGCCGCTGGAGGCATCCGATGCGGCGCATCGCGCGGTCGCCGCAGGTCGCGACATGCTGACCGCGATGGATCACATCAATGCGCAGACGAGCTGGCCGCTGCGGATCGGCATCGGCATCCATTTCGGCGAGGTCGTCGCCGGCAATATCGGCTCGCCCCGGCGCAAGGAATACACCGTGATCGGCGACACCGTGAACTTCGCCTCGCGGCTGGAAGCACTCAACAAGGAGTTCGGCTCGCAGCTCCTGATCTCGGCATCCGTGCGCGACGCGCTCGGCGACGATGGCGAGGATGCGGTCGCGCTCGGCGAGGTCACGGTGCGCGGTTACGAGCAGCCGGTCGCGGTGTTTCAACTGGGGTGAGGCGACCGCTCGCGTTTCTTTGAAGGCGCGCGTTGAAATATCCGCTGCGCCATTCCGCTCTTGGACTTCAGGAGGCCGCAACCGGCTTCCTGATATCACCTGGAGAGGAAACCATGACCCGATTGACCTTTGTCTCGGCTGCTCTGATCGCTGCTTCGGTCTATCAAATACAGGCCGCTGCGGCTCGTGACGTCGCGCCGATGCGGCGCGGCGCGGCCCATGCGACGGCGGACTGCGCGCGGGCTCCGGCGGAGGGCGCGTACGCGACTGCGCCGTACAAGGAGCCGCCCTGCATGCCGAAGACGAACTGACAATCGAAGTCAGGCGAGGCCGGGTAGGGCGACGTCAGCCAA
Encoded proteins:
- a CDS encoding adenylate/guanylate cyclase domain-containing protein produces the protein MVSLVSGKVRQKAVLSEEFERELTREVLRTELLRVKALIATGCVMMVMLTATFVIDPAISNRIWRGTEGMVREYVLVAGFLLFEVWVHSQIRRNIKLDRDLPVVRRYIGAFIETSLPTLILILQIRSMGASQALGFVLPLVYFIFVILSTLRLDFWLSTFTGFVAAAELLAVALYYNPVSDAGEPLIYFHTVRSMVILVCGVLAGSVGAQLRRQFAASIAAATARDRVTNLFGQHVSPQVVERLMAEGTSAAGDLRCVAVMFVDFRGFTAGAQSRTPQEVVDRLDGAFAVLVDILDRHGGIVNKFLGDGFLALFGAPLEASDAAHRAVAAGRDMLTAMDHINAQTSWPLRIGIGIHFGEVVAGNIGSPRRKEYTVIGDTVNFASRLEALNKEFGSQLLISASVRDALGDDGEDAVALGEVTVRGYEQPVAVFQLG